From a region of the Desulfovibrio oxyclinae DSM 11498 genome:
- a CDS encoding aconitate hydratase — protein sequence MGKNITRKIIERHLKSGSMEPGAEIGLEIDQTLTQDATGTMAYLQFEAIGLDRVKTELSVSYVDHNTLQMGFRNPDDHRYLRTVAQRYGVIFSPPGTGICHQLHLENFARPGRTLIGSDSHTPTAGGIGSLAMGAGGLSVALAMAGEPYAISMPKVVKVNLTGKLTGWAAAKDVILHLLGKLTVKGGVGKVFEYAGPGVESLSVPERACITNMGAELGATTSIFPSDERTRDFLSKMGREDDWEELLPDADAEYDKVIDIDLSALEPLVAQPHMPDLVVPVRELAGLKIDQCAIGSCTNSSYSDLKTTALVLDGKRIPASTDVLISPGSKQVVKMLAAENLIEPMLDAGARMLECTCGPCIGMGGSPVSAGVSVRTFNRNFEGRSGTQDAQIYLASAETAARLALEGQFTDPATWGERPERIELPDEVPSIRHLFVFPPENGDGVEILRGPNIVPLEKFDKLPVTIEAQVALKVGDNITTDHILPAGPQITALRSNIPAISEHIFGRVDEEFVGRIRGMDQGVVLGGENYGQGSSREHAALAPRHLGVRAVVVKSLARIHRANLVNFGILPLLLVNPEDYDAVAQGDGLTIPASEITPGGTVTMRTGSGKSVEVTNDLTANELEIIKSGGLLNAVRSRQS from the coding sequence ATGGGGAAGAACATCACCCGGAAGATCATAGAGCGGCACCTCAAAAGCGGCTCCATGGAACCCGGCGCCGAAATAGGTCTCGAAATCGATCAGACCCTGACACAGGACGCCACCGGCACCATGGCCTATCTGCAGTTCGAGGCCATCGGCCTCGACCGCGTGAAGACCGAACTCTCGGTGAGCTACGTCGATCACAACACGCTGCAAATGGGCTTTCGCAACCCTGACGACCACCGGTACCTGCGTACGGTCGCCCAGCGTTACGGCGTGATCTTCTCCCCTCCCGGCACCGGCATCTGCCATCAGCTGCACCTTGAGAACTTCGCACGGCCCGGCCGCACGCTTATCGGCTCCGACTCCCACACCCCCACCGCGGGCGGCATCGGCAGTCTGGCCATGGGCGCCGGCGGTCTTTCTGTGGCGCTGGCCATGGCTGGCGAACCCTACGCCATCTCCATGCCCAAAGTGGTCAAGGTCAACCTTACCGGCAAGCTCACCGGCTGGGCAGCCGCCAAGGATGTTATCCTGCACCTGCTCGGCAAGCTCACCGTCAAAGGCGGCGTAGGCAAGGTCTTTGAATACGCCGGTCCCGGCGTGGAAAGCCTCTCTGTCCCCGAACGCGCCTGCATCACCAACATGGGCGCGGAACTCGGCGCCACCACATCCATCTTCCCCAGTGACGAACGCACACGCGACTTCCTGAGCAAGATGGGCCGTGAAGACGACTGGGAAGAATTGCTCCCGGACGCCGATGCCGAGTACGACAAGGTGATCGACATCGACCTTTCCGCGCTGGAACCGCTTGTGGCGCAGCCGCACATGCCGGACCTCGTGGTGCCGGTCCGCGAACTGGCCGGACTCAAGATCGACCAGTGCGCCATCGGCTCCTGCACCAACAGTTCCTATTCCGACCTGAAAACCACCGCTCTGGTGCTCGACGGCAAACGCATCCCCGCGTCCACCGACGTGCTGATCTCCCCGGGCTCCAAACAGGTGGTCAAGATGCTCGCGGCCGAGAACCTCATCGAACCCATGCTCGACGCGGGCGCCCGGATGCTCGAATGCACCTGCGGTCCGTGCATCGGCATGGGCGGCTCTCCGGTCAGCGCCGGAGTGAGCGTGCGAACCTTCAACCGCAACTTCGAAGGCCGCAGCGGCACGCAGGATGCGCAGATTTACCTCGCTTCCGCCGAGACCGCGGCGCGTCTCGCGCTTGAGGGACAGTTCACCGACCCAGCCACCTGGGGCGAACGTCCCGAACGCATCGAACTGCCGGACGAGGTGCCCAGCATCCGCCATCTGTTCGTATTCCCGCCCGAAAACGGCGACGGCGTCGAAATCCTGCGCGGTCCCAACATTGTTCCGCTGGAGAAATTCGACAAATTGCCCGTGACAATCGAGGCGCAGGTGGCGCTCAAGGTCGGCGACAACATCACCACCGACCACATCCTGCCCGCAGGTCCGCAGATTACCGCTCTTCGCTCCAACATCCCGGCCATCAGCGAACACATCTTCGGCCGCGTGGACGAGGAGTTTGTCGGCCGCATTCGCGGCATGGATCAGGGCGTGGTGCTCGGCGGCGAAAACTACGGACAGGGCTCCAGCCGCGAACATGCGGCATTGGCCCCCCGCCATCTGGGCGTGCGTGCGGTCGTGGTCAAGTCGCTTGCCCGCATCCATCGCGCCAACCTGGTCAACTTCGGCATTCTGCCCCTGCTGCTTGTGAATCCCGAGGATTACGACGCGGTGGCTCAGGGTGACGGTCTGACCATTCCCGCATCCGAAATCACCCCCGGCGGCACCGTTACCATGCGTACCGGCTCCGGCAAGTCCGTGGAAGTCACGAATGATTTGACTGCGAACGAACTGGAGATTATCAAGTCAGGTGGCCTGCTGAATGCGGTCCGCAGCCGCCAATCCTAA